The genomic window ATGACGAAGGCCTTGTCGGCGCGCGGGCTGGCGTAGTGGATGGCGCGGGCCAGCAGTTCCTTGCCGGTGCCGGACTCGCCCAGCAGCAGCACCGAAAGATCGAAACGCGCCACCCGCGCCGCCAGTTCGCACACGGCATCCAGCGGGCTGCCGGGCTCGCGCACGATGCGGGAAAAGTCGAAGGCGTCGCGGACCTTGTCCAGCACCTGCTGGCTGCGCCGGCGCAGCACCGGGGTGGCTGCGCGCAGTTCGACGTCCAGGCGCTGCATGTGATTGTGCAGGGCGCGGCTTTCCACGGCGTTGCGCACGGTGGTGAGCAGGTGGTCGGGCAGCCAGGGCTTGAGCAGGTACTGGTAGATGCCGGCCTGGTTGACCCCGGCGATGATGTCCTCGGAGTCGGTGTAGCCCGAGAGCACGATGCGCACGACTTCGGGCCAGCGTTCGCGGGCCTCCTTGAGGAACTCGATGCCCTGCACGCCGGGCATGCGCTGGTCGCAGAGGATCACCGCCACCGGGTGCCGTTCGAGCAGTTCGCGGGCCTGCTCGGCCGAGTCGGCGAGCAGCACCTGGAACTCGCCGTCGAGCACCCGGGAGAGCGCTTCGCGCGAGCGCAGTTCGTCATCGATGACCAGGACGGTCGGTACGTGGGAATCAAAGCTGCCGAGTGAAGACATGGACGCCGGTTCAACTGTCGCAATGCTGAGGCCGGACAGAAGCTGACCCGGCGGTCACCGGATCATGACATTCGAAACGCAGCGGTGAAAGGGAACACTACCATTGGACTAGGCCGGTGGCTGCGTATCGCTACCAGGTCCGGATATGGCAATCCCGCGGCGCACTAGGCGTTGCGGGGCTGGCATTCGACGCGAGGCGTCTGCCGCGGGCCATCCCGCCTCAGGCCATGGGGGGCAGGCGCCGCTTCACCGGGGTCTTCTTGACGATGGCGGTATTGGTCTCGGCAAACCCGTTGAGGTGGTCGAGGATCTCGTCCAGCTGTTCCATGGAGCGCACGCACATCCGCGCGTAGAAGCAGTCCTCGCCGGTGACCTTGTCGCACTCGGTGAACTCGGGGATGGCCAGGATCTGCCGCTCCACGTCCTGCAGTTTCCCCGGCAGCGGGCGCACCCGGACGATGGCCTGCAGCTGGTAGCCGAAGGCGCGCGGGTCGACGTTCACCGTGTAGCCGGTGATCACCTGGCGTTCCTCGAGCTTGCGCAGGCGCTCGGCGACGCTGGGGGAGCTCAGGCCGCTGACCTGGGCCAGGGCCTTGAGGGACAGGCGCGAATCTTCCATCAGCGCCGCGATCAGTAATTGGTCGATTTCGTCGGTCATCTTCGTCCCGAAAGTCGTTTTGGGAAGTTGCCTTGATAATAAAGGCGACGGCGCGATTTTGCCTGCGTCAGGCGATGGAGTGCCTGCGCCTGCCTGTTCATACTGTTCGCCAACGAAGGGAGGGTGAACCATGAACGAGCGAATTCGACGCGGCACGCTGGAAATGATCAGCGCCATGCTGATCTGCGGCACCATCGGCTGGCTGGTGGTGGTCTCCGGGCAACCGGTGCTGGACGTGGTGTTCTGGCGCTGCGTGTTCGGCGCGGCAACGCTGCTGGTGATCTGCGCGGCCATGGGCTTCCTGCGGCCGGGCATCCTCACCCGCGCCACCTTCGGCCTGGCGCTGCTCAGCGGCGCGGCCATCGTCGGCAACTGGGTGCTGCTGTTCGGCTCCTACTCGCGGGCGTCGATCGCCATCGGCACGGCGGTGTACAACGTGCAGCCGTTCCTGCTGGTGCTGCTGGGCGCGCTGTTCCTCGGCGAAAAGGTGACCGCGCAGAAACTCGCCTGGCTCGGCGTTTCCTTCGCCGGCATGCTGGCCATCGTCAGCGCCCATGGCGAAGCGGGGCAGGTGGGCAGCGACTACCTGGGCGGCATCGCCCTGGCCCTCGGCGCGGCGGCGCTGTATGCGCTGGCGGCGCTGATCATCAAGCGTCTGAGCGGCGTGCCGCCGCACCTGATCGCGCTGATCCAGGCGGTGACCGGCATCCTGCTGCTGGCGCCCTGGGCGAACCTCTCGCCGCTACCGCAGGCCACCGCGGCCTGGGCCAGCCTGGCGACCCTGGGCATCGTGCACACCGGCATCATGTACGTGCTGCTCTACGGCGCGATCCAGAAACTGCCGACGGCACTGACCGGCGCGCTGTCGTTCATCTACCCGATCGCCGCCATCTTCGTCGACTGGTTCGCCTTCGGCCATCGCCTGACGCCGTTGCAATGGTTGGGTGTGGTCGCCATCCTGCTGGCCGCCGCCGGCATGCAGCGCGGCTGGAGCCTGAACCTGCGGCGCCTGGCCTGGCGCTGAAATCCGTGCTTGCCTGACAATGCCGGGGAACCTGTGCCGCTGGGCACAGGTCCTGTAGGCGGCGGAAATTCAAGCAAGGAACGGACTATGACTGCGGCTGCCCTGACGGCAGATTCATTCGGCCTGGAAAGGCCTTCATCCCGACTCTTTCACCTGCTGGGCGTGGCCGTATTGCTCACCCTGGCGGGTTGCGGCACGCGCGCGCCCAGCGTTCCGGAGCCGACGCCGGAGCAAGTGCGCGGCACCCTGGCCACGCTGATTCCCCCTGGCGCGAGCGACCGCCAGGGCTGGGCAAAGGACATCCAGGTCGCCTTCACCACCCAGCGCATCCCGGCCACCACTGCGAACCTCTGCTCGGTGGTGGCGATCACCGAGCAGGAATCCAATTTCAAGGCCGACCCGCCGGTGCCCGGCCTGGGCAAGATCGCCCGCGCCGAGATCGACCGCCGCGCCGGCAAGCTTCACGTGCCGGGTTTCCTCATCGATACCGCGCTGGCGCTGAAGTCGCCCAATGGCCGCACCTACAGCCAACGCCTGGCCAGCGCGAAAACCGAGCGGGAGCTCAGCGCGATCTTCGATGACTTCATCGGTGGCGTGCCGCTGGGCCAGCAACTGTTCGGCCGCTTCAACCCCGTGCATACCGGCGGGCCGATGCAGGTCAGCATCGAGTTCGCCCAGGCCCACGCCGAGGGCTATCCGTACCCGGTGGACGGCAGCATTCGCCGTGAGGTGTTCAGCCGCCGTGGCGGCATGTACTTCGGCATCGCCCACCTGCTCGGCTACCCGGTGAACTACCCGCGCCAGCTGTACCGATTCGCCGACTACAACGCCGGCTGGTACGCCAGCCGCAACGCCGCGTTCCAGCGCGCGGTGATGGATCTGACCGGCATCACCCTGGCACTGGACGGCGACCTGATCCTCTACGGCAGCTATGACGCCGGCAGCACCGAGAAGGCGGTGCGCACCCTGGCGCCGAGACTGGGCATGAGCGAGCGCGAGATCCGCCGCGACCTGGAGCTGGGCGACAAGCCGGACTTCACGACGTCGACGCTCTACACCAAGGTGTTCGCACTGGCCGAACGCTCCGCCGGCAAGTCGTTGCCGCGGGCGATGCTGCCGGGCATCACCCTGCACAGCCCGAAGATCACCCGCCAGCTCACCACCGCCTGGTTCGCCCAGCGCGTGGACGAGCGCTACCAGCGCTGCCTCACGCGGGCGCCGAAAGACTGAGTCAATCCCCCTCGGCGGGGTCGCAGACGCCGGTGTTGCCGTCCGGGTCGGTGTAGGAAACGCTCGCCGTGCCGTCGTCGTTCAGCGTGATCTGCACGGTCACGCCTTCACCCTTGGCGACCACGGTGTTGTCCTTGTCCTGGGTGACCTTGGCTTCCTGGCCATTGATGTAGACCGGCCCGTTCTCATCGGTGTGGATCTGCACGTCGTTCGGGCAGTCGTAGTTGAGCATGGGAATGGCGGCAAAGGCGGGCGGCATGGCGATCAGCGATGCGGCGATCAGTAGCGATTTCATGGCGTCTCCCAGACGAATGCAGGCACGGCGCGCGGCGGTGCGGACAGTGTCAGCGTAGTGCAGGCGCCGCCCGGTCGCCGGCCTCGCTGGCGGATGGCCATTTATCCGCCACTAGATTGAACCTGTCCCGCGGCGGATCTGTCAGAGCCTGTCTGAAACCTGGGAAGGGTCTGAAATGCTGTTCGTAGTCATGCTGGGCGGACGTCATCCGCGCGCGCGGATCGAGGTCCATGACGTGGCCTTCGTCATCGGCGACAACCTGAAATCCACCTACCCGCAATTGCGCGAGGCCTGGTTCGGCAGCCCGGACGGCCTGCACATCGACTCGTGGCTGGAGGTGGATGGCGTCGAGGCCTACCGTGTGGAATTCAGCGCCGCGATGCCGGCGCCGGGCGAGCAGCGGCTGTTCTTCGTCAACCTGGGCGGTTACGAACTGGGCAGCTTCGGCGAAGCGCACCAGTACGTGCTGGTGGCCGCGCGCGACGCCGCCGACGCAAAGGCCCGCGCCAAGCGCCGCATGCCGCGCAGCTGGGACAAGGCGCACACCGACGCGGTGATCGACGTCGACGATTGCATCCCCATCGACCAGGTGGGTGGGCGCTACGTCCACCTTGTCGAGGGCGAAAGCCGCGGTGTGGTGCAGCGCAGCGACTACATCCTGCTGTGAGCCTTCGGCGCGGCTGACACGGCCCTGTCATAAAACCTGACGTATAAGGGGCGCAACGCCGCCCCCCGCGCCGAGGTAACGATGACCGAGAAACGCCGAGTCCTGTTCGTCTGCGTCGCCAACGACGCCCGCTCGCCAATGGCCGAAGCCCTCTTGCGGCACACTGACGGCGAGCACTTCGACGCCTTCAGCGCGGGCATCCACCCGACCGCCATCGACCCGCGCGCGCGTCATGTGCTGGAGCACGCAGGTATCTCCACCGAGGGCCTGCGCAGCAAGTCCATCGACGAATTCCGCGGCCAGCATTTCGATTACCTGATCGACCTCTGCGACAAGTCCACTGACGAGGGTGACGAGCTGCCGACGTCCAGCGAGGTGATCGTGTGGAACTTCGTCGATCCCGCACAGAGCGGCCAGCACGACCCGTTCCGCCACACCCTGCAGGAAATCAGCGATCGCCTGAAGCTGTTCGAAATGGTGAAGAACCGCGACTGAAACGTCTGGCGATCACACAGCAAAAAGCCCGCACGGATGCGGGCTTTTTGCTTCGTAGGCCACAGGATTTCGCCGGTGCCTGGGGAGGATAGCGGCGGATTCCCGTAGAGATGGGGCGCTGGTCCTTTAGCGCAAGGGCATTCTGGCCGCCCTGCATGACGGTGCGGTGACGTCGGCATGAATAACTGATGGCAATGCGCTTGCAGCGCTGTATCACTCGGCGGCATGAGCACTATCGATCCCGACACGTGGTCAGGCGGGGAGTGCCTCGATAGAGTCGTGGTCAAAGTCATGTCCGCGGCGCTGCTGACCCGCGCCTGCGTGAACCGAACCGGAGTGCCTATGAAGTCCCTGTCAGATATTGCCTTCTCCATGCTCGACCTGGTGCCCGTGCGTGACCAGGGCACCGCTGCCGAGGCGTTGCACAACGCCGTCGAGGTTGCCCGCCACGTCGAGCGCCTGGGCTTTACCCGCTACTGGCTGGCGGAGCACCACAACATGGACGGCATCGCCAGCTCCGCCACCGCCGTGCTGAT from Pseudomonas sp. GCEP-101 includes these protein-coding regions:
- a CDS encoding DMT family transporter, which codes for MNERIRRGTLEMISAMLICGTIGWLVVVSGQPVLDVVFWRCVFGAATLLVICAAMGFLRPGILTRATFGLALLSGAAIVGNWVLLFGSYSRASIAIGTAVYNVQPFLLVLLGALFLGEKVTAQKLAWLGVSFAGMLAIVSAHGEAGQVGSDYLGGIALALGAAALYALAALIIKRLSGVPPHLIALIQAVTGILLLAPWANLSPLPQATAAWASLATLGIVHTGIMYVLLYGAIQKLPTALTGALSFIYPIAAIFVDWFAFGHRLTPLQWLGVVAILLAAAGMQRGWSLNLRRLAWR
- a CDS encoding DUF1615 domain-containing protein → MTAAALTADSFGLERPSSRLFHLLGVAVLLTLAGCGTRAPSVPEPTPEQVRGTLATLIPPGASDRQGWAKDIQVAFTTQRIPATTANLCSVVAITEQESNFKADPPVPGLGKIARAEIDRRAGKLHVPGFLIDTALALKSPNGRTYSQRLASAKTERELSAIFDDFIGGVPLGQQLFGRFNPVHTGGPMQVSIEFAQAHAEGYPYPVDGSIRREVFSRRGGMYFGIAHLLGYPVNYPRQLYRFADYNAGWYASRNAAFQRAVMDLTGITLALDGDLILYGSYDAGSTEKAVRTLAPRLGMSEREIRRDLELGDKPDFTTSTLYTKVFALAERSAGKSLPRAMLPGITLHSPKITRQLTTAWFAQRVDERYQRCLTRAPKD
- a CDS encoding DUF1543 domain-containing protein encodes the protein MLFVVMLGGRHPRARIEVHDVAFVIGDNLKSTYPQLREAWFGSPDGLHIDSWLEVDGVEAYRVEFSAAMPAPGEQRLFFVNLGGYELGSFGEAHQYVLVAARDAADAKARAKRRMPRSWDKAHTDAVIDVDDCIPIDQVGGRYVHLVEGESRGVVQRSDYILL
- a CDS encoding Lrp/AsnC family transcriptional regulator yields the protein MTDEIDQLLIAALMEDSRLSLKALAQVSGLSSPSVAERLRKLEERQVITGYTVNVDPRAFGYQLQAIVRVRPLPGKLQDVERQILAIPEFTECDKVTGEDCFYARMCVRSMEQLDEILDHLNGFAETNTAIVKKTPVKRRLPPMA
- a CDS encoding arsenate reductase ArsC — translated: MTEKRRVLFVCVANDARSPMAEALLRHTDGEHFDAFSAGIHPTAIDPRARHVLEHAGISTEGLRSKSIDEFRGQHFDYLIDLCDKSTDEGDELPTSSEVIVWNFVDPAQSGQHDPFRHTLQEISDRLKLFEMVKNRD